The genomic window ACGTCATGGCCGCCGCGAAATCGGGTGCCGAGCAGGGCGATCCGCTGGCGCTGCGGGACCGGCTGATCGTCGAGATGCTGTACGCCACCGGCATCCGGGTCAGCGAGCTGTGCGGGCTGGACGTCGATGACGTGGACACCCACCACCGGCTGGTGCAGGTCCTGGGCAAGGGCAACAAGCAGCGCAGCGCGCCGTTCGGGTTGCCCGCCGCCGACGCCCTCGACGCCTGGCTGCGCGACGGGCGTCCCGCCCTGGCCACCGGGCAGTCCGGGCCGGCGCTGCTGCTGGGCGCGCGCGGACGGCGGCTCGACGTGCGCCAGGCGCGCACGGTCGTGCACCAGACCATCGCGGCGGTGGGCGGCGCCCCCGACATGGGCCCGCACGGTCTGCGGCACAGCGCCGCCACCCATCTGCTCGAGGGCGGGGCCGACCTGCGGGTGGTACAGGAGTTACTGGGCCATTCCAGCCTGGCGACCACACAGCTGTACACCCACGTCGCGGTGTCCCGGTTGCGGGCGGTGCACGATCAGGCCCACCCGCGCGCCTAGCGGTCGAGCGGCTTGAGCCGGACGCGCGTGTCCCTCAGCAGACCCAGCGGGTCGACGTAGTGGGCGCCGGACGCCGGGCCCCACATCGCACCCCAGTGCAGGCACGCCGGGGCGGGGCAGCCGCCGTGCCCGGCCAGCAGCTCGCCGAGCACGGTCTGCGCGGTCACCGGCTGACCGGCGCGGACCGCCGCCCGGACCGGCTCGTAGCTGGTGCGCAGGCCGCCCGGGTGGGCCAGCGACACCACCGGCCGCCCGGCCAGCATCCCGGCGAACACCACGATGGCCGGCCCGGCAGCGTATACCTGCTGGCCAGGGCGCCCCGGCAGGTCCACGCCGCGGTGCCCGGGCTGCCAGTCCGGGGAGGGCGCATCGAAGCCGCGGACTCTGCCGTCCAGGGCCGGCGCCGGTCGCAGCGGCCAGTCCAGGCGGACGTCGTCGGGGTCGGCGGCCGCCGGGGTGGCGCCGACCAGGGCCACGCACGCCAGCAGCGCTACCCACCGCACATCTCGAGTTCACCGCCGCGCCCACACCAGGGCCAATCGTCGCCGTCGATCTGTGCATGAATACCCAGGTGTGGAAGACACATGGGAAAAAGCACCAGCTGAGTCGGTGTAAACTGCTCGTCGCGGCCCGTTAGCGGGCTGACTTCGCGCGTCTGCATGGCGGCTCCCGTCCCACTAGGAGTTCGCATCGCCTGCCGGGAGGTCCCGCAAGGGTCCGGCATCGCAGCAGTCGCCAGGGCCCGGCCTCAACCCGATGCTGGGCGACAACCGAAACAAAGGAATGGCATCACCATGGCCGTCGTGACCATGAAACAGCTGCTGGACAGCGGCACCCACTTCGGGCACCAGACCCGTCGCTGGAACCCCAAGATGAAGCGGTTCATCTTCACCGACCGCAACGGCATCTACATCATCGACCTGCAGCAGACGCTGACCTACATCGACAAGGCGTACGAGTTCGTCAAGGAAACCGTCGCCCACGGTGGCAGCGTCATGTTCGTCGGCACCAAGAAGCAGGCGCAGGAGTCGGTCGCAGCCGAAGCGACCCGCGTCGGCATGCCCTACGTGAACCAGCGCTGGCTGGGCGGCATGCTCACCAACTTCTCCACGGTGCACAAGCGTCTGCAACGCCTCAAGGAACTCGAGGCCATGGAGCAGACCGGTGGCTTCGAGGGCCGCACCAAGAAGGAAATCTTGATGCTGACCCGTGAGAAGAACAAGCTCGAGCGCAGCCTCGGCGGTATCCGCGACATGGCCAAGGTGCCGTCGGCGATCTGGGTCGTCGACACCAACAAGGAGCACATCGCCGTCGGCGAGGCCCGCAAGCTCGGTATCCCGGTCATCGCGATCCTGGACACCAACTGCGACCCCGACGAGGTCGACTACCCGATCCCGGGCAACGACGACGCGATTCGCTCGGCGGCGCTGCTGACCAAGGTGATCGCCTCCGCGGTCGCCGAGGGCCTGCAGGCGCGCGCCGGCGTGGGCCGCGGCGACGGCAAGCCCGAGGCGGATGCGGCCGAGCCGCTCGCCGAATGGGAGCAGGAGCTGCTCGCCTCCGCGACCGCGACCGCGACGACTACAGCCACCACCGACGCCGCTGGAGGCGCACCCGAACCCACCCTCACGGAAGGCTGATATGGCGAACTTCACCGCTGCCGACGTCAAGCGTCTTCGCGAGCTCACCGGTGCCGGCATGCTCGACTGCAAGAACGCGCTGGCCGAAAGCGACGGCGACTTCGACAAGGCCGTCGAGGCACTTCGCATCAAGGGCGCCAAGGACGTCGGCAAGCGCGCCGAGCGGGCCACGGCCGAAGGCCTGGTCGCAGCCAAGGACGGCGCGCTGATCGAGCTCAACAGCGAGACCGACTTCGTTGCCAAAAACGACGAGTTCCAGAAGGTGGCGAGCGAAATCGTCGCGGCGGCAGCCGGATCGAAGGCCACCGACGTCGACGCCCTCAAGAGCGCTTCTATTTCTTCGGGGTCGGCGACTACCACGGTCGAGCAGGCCATCGCCGATCTGTCCGCCAAGATCGGGGAGAAGCTCGAGCTGCGTCGCGTCGCGTTCTTCGACGGCACGGTCGAGACCTACCTGCACAAGCGGGCCGCGGACCTGCCGCCGGCCGTCGGCGTGCTGGTGGAATACCTCGGCTCGGACCCGGACACAAGCTCAGCGGCCGCGCACGCCGTGGCGCTGCAGATCGCCGCGCTCAAGGCTCGCTACCTGACGCGGGAGGACGTCCCCGAGGACGTCGTCGCCAGCGAGCGGCGCATCGCCGAGGAGACAGCCAAGGCGGAGGGCAAGCCGGAGCAGGCACTGCCCAAGATCGTCGAGGGCCGGCTGAACGGCTTCTTCAAGGATTCCGTGCTGCTCGAGCAGCCGGCGGTGTCCGACAACAAGAAGACGGTCAAGGCGCTGCTCGACGAGGCGGGCGTGACGGTGACGCGGTTCGTCCGCTTCGAGGTGGGCCAGGCCTAGCCGGCGCACCCGAGGCGATAGCGTCAGTGTGATGAGACGCGTGCACGCTTTCGCCGATGATGCCCTCGGTGACCTCGACGCCGTGGGCCTCGGCGAGGCCATCCGCGTCGGCCGGATCGGCCGGCCCGAGGTCGTCGAGGCGGCCATCGCCCGGGCCGAAGCGGTCAACCCCGCGCTGAATGCCCTGGTGTACAGGGCGTTCGAGCATGCGCGCAAGACCGCGGCGGCCAACCCGTCCACCGGGTTCTTCAGCGGCGTCCCCACGTTCATCAAGGACAACGTGGACGTCGCCGGCCAGCCGACCATGCAGGGCGCCGATGCCTGGCAGCCGTTCGACGCCGCCGCCGACGGCGAGTTCACCCAGCTGTATCTGTCCACCGGGCTGACGTCGCTGGGCAAGACGCAGATGTCCGAATTCGGGTTCAGCGCGTCCGCCGAGCACCCCCGGCTGGGACCGGTCCGCAATCCGTGGGACACCGACTACACGGCCGCGGCATCGTCGTCGGGTTCGGCGGCCTTTGTCGCCGCCGGCGTGGTGCCGATCGCACATGCGAACGACGGCGGGGGATCGATTCGAATCCCGGCCGCCTGCAACGGGATCGTAGGCCTCAAGCCGTCGCGGGGCCGGTTGCCGCTGGACGCTGGGCTGCGCCGGATGCCGGTCGGCATCGTCGCCAATGGCGTGCTAACCCGGTCGGTCCGCGACACCGCGGCGTTCTACCGGGAGGTCGAACGCCTCTGGCGCAATCCCAAGCTGGCGCCCGTCGGCGACGTCACGGGACCGGGCCGGCAGCGATTGCGCATCGCCGTGGCGACGCGGTCGATCCGGCGCGAGTGCAGCCCCGAGTTGCGTGAGCTCACGCTGAAGACGGCCGCGCTGCTCGAGGAGCTCGGCCATCGCGTCGAACACCTCGATCTGCACCCGATTCCGGACAGCTTCGTCGACGACTTCGTGCTGTATTGGGGGTTTCTGGCGCTGGCCGAGGTGCGGACTGGGCGCCGCGTGTTCGGCGACACCTTCGACCGCGCCAAGCTCGACGCCCTGACGCTCGGCCTGGTACGGCACGCCGGCCGCAATCTGCGCCGGATTCCGACGGCGATCCTGCGGCTTCGGACGATGCGGCGGCGCAGCGCCGAGTTGTACCGCACCTACGATGCGCTGCTGACTCCGACGCTCGCCGACCCGACACCGCGGATCGGTTACCTGGCGCCCACCGACTACGAACAGGTGATGGGCCGGTTGATCGATTGGGTGACGTTTACCCCGCTGCAGAACGTTACCGGGGATCCGGCGATTTCGCTGCCGCTGGCCCAGGCCGCCGACGGCATGCCGGTGGGGATGATGTTCGCCGCCGACATCGGTCAGGAGGCGCTGTTGCTCGAACTGGCCTACGAGTTGGAAGCGGCCCGGCCCTGGGCCCGGATCCAGGCGTCCGGATAACTGCGCGGGCGATCCGCTTCGCCGCGCTCGCGATCGCCGCTGGTCAGTCCGACCCGAGCCGTTCCAGCATGCGCTTGAACTCGCGCCGCTGGGGCGCCGTCAGCTTCTCCAGGATGCGGTCGTCGGCGATCCGCACCGCGGCCTCCGCCCGTTTCAGCAGCGTGCGGCCCTGAGCGGTCAGCGTGGCCGGCAGCGCCCGCCCCGACGACACCGACGCCGGTCGCGCGACGGCGCCGACCTCTTCCAGCCTGCGCAGCACCGTGTTCATGGCCTGCGGTGTCACGTTCGAGTTACGCGACAATTCGGCGCTCGACAGGCCTGGGGTCGTGGAAAGCATTCGCAGGCAGACGAATTCGGGAAGCGTCAGGCCCAGCGGGCCCAGCACGGCGGAAACCTCGGGCCGCAGCACGGCCGCCACCCGGTACAGGAGGTAGCCCAGGGGAGCATCGTCGGTCGCAGCCACGCCAACGATATTGACATATCGACTCGCCGGCCGGACGCCTCGTGGCCGCCGTTGCCGAGCACCCTGCGTCGTTCCGACGCCAAGGCACAACGAACGTTCGCCAAGGCGCACGATTCGGCGGCCGACGAATACGGCAGCGAGGAGCGCGCCAACCGGGTGGCCTACGCCGCCGTCAAACGCAGTTTCGAAAAGGTCGGCGACCACTGGGAGCCCAAGGAGAAGAAGGGGCCCTCGGACGAACGCGCCTAACGCGGCGGCCTGCGAAACACCGCGCCCTCGGCCGAGGGCGTCGACGCCAACGCCAGCAAGAAGCATCTGCTTGACATCGCCCGGCGCCTGGACGTGCACGGGCGCTCGACGATGACCAAATCCGAGCTGGTTGACGCGATCAAGAAGCACAACCGCAAGGTGCGGAGCAAGTAGCCGACTTTTGCCAAAGCGGCTGTCCAACCATAACTTTCGCCACGGAATCGCTGGTCGCCGGACGGCCGAGCGAGCCGGCCGAAATCGCGAATCATGTTGTATTCCAAACCATTTGTCATTCGCGCGGCAATAGACGTCGAGCCGGCCGCGATGCCCCCGTGAACCGAGTTGGCGATGAGGCTTTTGAGACTGGATGAGATCTCTGAGGTATTTGCGGGCGATTGTGGCGCAATGACATTAATCGGGTGCATAGCGAATTGACCTGCATCCGAATGTCTGCCGTGTTACCGCAGTTCGGGAGCGGGATGTTTGAATCCCGTTTCGACCGGCTATGCGGATTGAGTTGCGGTGATAGGCCTCCGCGCTGGGGGCCAATCATCGTGGTGTTGGAAATGATTCGGACTGAAAGGTATTCAGCATGAAGTCCACTGCAATGAAATCGGTGATCGGGGCCGCCGGTATCGTCGCTGTCGGTGTTTTCACCGCAGCGACCACATCGGCTGCGCCACCCAACATCCAGGGATTCGGCACCAGCGAGCAGCTGGTGGACGGGCCGCTGATCACCAACTACACCGTGAGCAACCTGCAGCCGAGCAACGCGGCGATTCCCGGGTACACGCCGAAAGGCACGTTGTACCAGGCCGATGTCACCGCGCGGGCCGACGGCGGGCTGGTCACCCCGATGGTCAACGACTTCATCGCCCGCGGGCCCAACGGCCAGAATTACCGGGTGATCGACAAGGTCCAGGCCCCGGGCAGCCTTAACCCGGCGCCGATCGCGCAGGGCAACGAGTCCACCGGCACCCTCTACTTCGACGTGACCGGCGCGCCGCCCAACGGCGTCGTCTACAACGACGGAATGCAAGACATTCTGATCTGGACGTCAAACGTGCCGGGCGGATCGGGTCCCGGCGTAACGCCGAACACCACGCCGGCGCCGGGTGCGCCTCCGGGACCGGCTCCCGCGCACACCTAGGCCGCGGGCCCGCCCGAGCCTGAAAAGGTTTCAGAACTCCCCGCGCCACCGCCGGTGGCGTGGGGAGTTCTGCGTCAGCACCCCCGCCATGTCACCGAAATACGAAGAATCGGATCCGGCGCGGATGGGTACCCGTCCACCATGAGTAACACCGATCACAGGCCCGCACAGTTGCGAGCCCAGTCACAGAAACATGCCGAACAGGCGCGGGCGAAAATGGCGGAGCGACGCAACGGCCGGGACGGCGGAGTGAGCGGCTGGGTGGCGGAGCGCGCCGGCCGGTGGGATCTCAGCGGGCAGGACGAAACCACCCTGCAGCGCCAGAGGTTTTTCTGGAACGTGTTGGTCGACTATTGGTTTCGCATGGAAATCGACGGCTGGGAGCACATTCCCGCGCCGCCGGCCCTGCTGATCGGCATCCACTCCGGGGCGCCGTTCGTCTGGGACGCCTGGACCGTCGGCCTGCAATGGTGGCGGCGGTTCGGTCAGCAACGCCCCCTGCACGGCACCGCTCATGACGCCCTGATGGCCATCCCGCTGTTCGGGCGCTACTTCCGGTCGATGGGCGTGCTGCCGGCCGCGCCGGATGCCATCGCCACCGCCCTGGCCGAGGGCCGCGATGTGGCGCTGTGGCCCGGCGGGGAGGTCGACTCGCTGCGGCCCTGGACAGAGCGCGATCGCGCAAACCTGGCGGGACGTTCGGGTTTCGTGAAGATGGCGATACGCGCCGGGGTCCGCATCGTGCCGGTCGCGACCGTCGGCGGGGCCGATGCCATGCCGGTGCTCTTCCGCGGCGACCGGCTCTCGCGAATCTTGCACCTCGATCGCGTTCTGCGGCTCAAGGTCTTTCCGCTGGCTATCTCGCTGCCCTGGGGCATCGCCCCGGCCGCTTTGCCGCAACTTCCGTTGCCGGCCAAGATCAGGACCCGGTTCATGCCCGCGATCGAGCTCGACCACGATCCGGTGCGCGCCGAGGACGACGACTACGTCGACCGCAAGTACCGCGAGGTCCAGGACAGCATCCAGCAAGGCATGGACGCGCTGGCGCGCAAACGGGCGCTGCCGCTGTTTGCGTAACGCGAAGTCCTTGTAGCGCAGGACTTTCGAATTCGAACGTGCGGTGCGGTCAACGAGCGACGGCGTCGGACGCCGGCTCGTCCGCCGACGCCCACGCCGGTTGCTGCACCGGGTCGGTGAATATCCACTGCGGCTGCGGCGGCGTCAGCGCCATGTAACCCACCCCGCGGACGGTGTCGATCATCGACTCGTGTTGGGTGCCCAGCTTGGCGCGCAGCCGTCGCACGTGGACGTCGACTGTGCGGACCCGTCCGGTGGAGTCGTATCCCCACACCTCGTGCATCAGCCGGGTCCGACTGAAAGCCCGACCCGCATGTTGGACAAGGAAATTCAACAATTTGAATTCGGTGGCGGTCAGCCCCAGCTCCTTGCCGCCCAGCGAGGCGGCGAAGGTGGCGGGGTGCAGCAGCAGGTCGCCGAATTTCAGGGTGCCGTCAACGGCGTTGCGCCGTCGCTTGATCGCGAGTCGCAGCCGTGCCTCCAGTTCATCGGCCCCGGCGGCGGGCAGCAACACGTCGTCGCAGTGCCAGTCGATATCGACGGCGACGAAGTTGGTGGGCGCTACGACGACCACCACCGCGACACCGGGCGCGGTAGAGGTGAGCCGACGGCAGACCGCGCGGGCCGCCGCGAGGTCGCTGCGCGCATCGACGATCGCCGCGTCGACGGCATGCCGGCGCCCGGCGCCGTCGTCCTGGAGGGCCGCCCGGCGCATGGTGTGCGTCAACGCCTTCAGCGCCGGCAACGCCGCTTCGAAATCGTCCTGGTCAGAGACGAGTAGGACGTCCAAAGCTATCTCCAAACCTCGTGAGGGGTGTGCCTTACCCCTGCCCCCGTCGGCACTCGCAGGGAGATTTCTGCCAGCGCAACGCTGTGTACCCCCCAGGGGGTGAAGTATGCCAACTTTTCGGTTCACGGTTGGGGAAAATCCACGTCCCGGCATCGGATCCGGAAAACCCCACTCAGTCGATGGGTCCGGTCCGTGTACACGGACCGGACCCATCCTGGTGGCAAGCTATTGGTGCGACTTCTGGCGCTCCTCGGCGACCTCGGCACTGCCACGAGCCGCCTCGGCCTCGGCCTCTTTCTTGGCCGCGTCGCGCTGGGCTTCGGCCTTGTCCTGCTGCGCCTGGCCCTCGCGAGTCAGGTCGTCTTGACCGGTGACCGCGCCGACGGCTTCTTTGACCCGGCCCTTGACGTCTTCAACGACGCCCTTGACGGCTTCCGCGGGTCCTGACTTGTTGTCGTCCGACATGGATGATTCCCCCTCAGTGGCGTACTGGCGTGAGCGCTGCAACGCTCCTGGCAATCGATCGCGTCGATCGATCCAATGACACGGCGGGGCGGGGCCCTGCATTCTCAAAACCACTGGTTCCCGCCGTCTCGGACGTTATTCCCAGGCCACCGGCAGCTCAAACATGCGGTGCCGGAAAGCAAGTCGTGATCATCCGATGCCTGGGTGACCTGCGCAGACGGGTTGCGGCGTCGACCCGGACCGTCGAGCGGACACATAATGCACCCCGCCGGGGCGCGATTGTGTTGCGATGGGGCAGGATGTGAATGCCGTTCCGGAAAGGGCCGTCCGGGATCGCACTGTCATGCGAGGAGTCTGATGACGCAGCCCGAGCCGAACAGCGCCAACGGGGCGCAGCCATCCTCCGGGAACCACCCAGAAGCGTCCGGCCAGCCGCCGAGCCGGGCCAAGTATTCGCGAGTGCTGCTCAAGCTCGGCGGCGAAATGTTCGGCGGCGGTCAGGTCGGACTGGACCCCGATGTCGTCGCCCAGGTGGCCCGGCAGATCGCCGAGGTAGTCCGCGACGGCGTCCAGGTCGCGGTGGTGATCGGCGGCGGCAACTTCTTCCGCGGCGCGCAGCTGCAGCAGCGCGGTATGGAGCGCACCCGCTCGGACTATATGGGCATGCTCGGCACCGTCATGAACAGCCTTGCGCTGCAAGACTTTCTGCAGAAGGAAGGCATCGACACCCGGGTCCAGACCGCGATCACCATGGGCCAGGTCGCCGAGCCTTATATTCCGCTGCGCGCGGTTCGTCACCTGGAGAAGGGCCGGGTGGTGATCTTCGGGGCCGGCATGGGGTTGCCATATTTCTCCACGGATACCACCGCCGCCCAGCGGGCGCTGGAGATCGGCGCCGAGGTGGTGCTGATGGCCAAGGCGGTCGACGGCGTATTCACCGAGGATCCGCGCGAGAATCCCGATGCCGAACTGCTCACCGCGATCAGCCATCGGGAAGTCATCGATCGCGGCCTGCGAGTGGCCGATGCCACGGCGTTCAGCCTGTGCATGGACAATGGCATGCCGATCCTCGTGTTCAACCTGTTGACCAACGGCAATATCGCCCGCGCGGTTGCTGGTGAGAAGATCGGAACGCTGGTCACCACCTGAGGGGAAGGCGCGGAAATGCGTGCCGCGACGATGCAGAGCGCAGCTATGAGGAGGAGAGGCACAGATGATTGACGAGGCCCTCTTCGATGCCGAAGAGAAGATGGAAAAGGCCGTCACCGTCGCGCGGGACGACCTGTCCAACATTCGAACCGGCCGCGCCAACCCGGGCATGTTCTCCCGGATCGTGATCGACTACTACGGCACCAACACCCCGATCACCCAGCTGGCCAGCATCAACGTCCCCGAAGCCCGCCTGGTGGTGATCAAGCCGTACGAAGCCAATCAGGTGAACGCGATCGAGAACGCGATCCGCAACTCCGACCTCGGTGTCAACCCCACCAACGACGGCACCCTGATCAGGGTGGCCGTACCGCAGCTCACCGAGGAGCGCCGCCGCGAGCTGGTCAAACAGGCCAAGAGCAAGGGCGAGGACGCCAAGGTCTCGGTGCGCAACATCCGCCGCAAGGCGATGGAGGAGCTGCACCGCATCCGCAAGGACGGCGAAGCGGGCGAGGACGAGGTCGGCCGCGCGGAGAAGGACCTGGACAAGACCACCCAGCAGTACGTCAACCAGATCGAAGAGCTCGTCAAGCACAAAGAAGGCGAGCTGCTGGAGGTCTAGCGGCCGCTCAGCAGCTATGTTTTCGGGTCAGTGGCAACCTCCGACGCCGGCACCGGCACCCAGTCCGACGAATCGGCTCGTGGGGCCAAGAAGACATCGCGGGCGGGACGCGATCTGCCCGCCGCGATAGCGGTGGGCCTGTTCACCGGTGGCCTCGTCGTCGTGACGCTGCTGGTCGCGCCGCGGTACTGGGTGGTCCTGTGCGCGGGAGCGATCCTGGTCGCCAGCCACGAGGTGGTCCGGCGCCTGCGCGAAGCGGGCTACGTCATCCCGCTGATCCCGTTGCTGATCGGCGGGCAGGTCACCGTGTGGCTGACCTGGCCGTACGGTGCCCGGGGCGCGTTGGCCGGGTTCGGCGCCACCGTCGTGGTGTGCATGTTCTGGCGGTTGTTCATGCACGACGAAAGCCGGCACCACGATCCGGCGGCCGGTCCGCCGCCGCCGTCGAACTACCTGCGCGACGCGTCGGCGACCATCTTCCTGACCGCGTGGGTCCCGCTGTTCGCCTCGTTCGCCGCGTTGCTGGTCTATCACCCGCAGGAGGGCGCGGCGCGGGTTTTCTGCCTGATGATGACCGTCGTCGCCTCCGACGTGGGCGGGTACACGTTCGGTGTGTTGTTCGGCAAGCACCTGATGGTTCCGATGATCAGCCCCAAGAAGTCCTGGGAGGGTCTGGCCGGATCGCTGCTCTGCGGGATCACCTCGGCGTTGCTGATCGCCACCTTTTTGGCCCGCCGGCCCCCGTGGGAGGGTGTCGTGCTGGGCGTCGTGCTGGTGCTGACGTGCTCGCTCGGCGATCTGGTGGAATCTCAGGTCAAGCGCGACCTCGGCATCAAGGACATGGGCCGGCTACTGCCCGGCCACGGCGGTCTGATGGACCGGCTGGACGGGGTGCTTCCGTCGGCGGTCGCGGCCTGGACGCTGTTCACCTTGCTGCCCGCCTGACACCGCCATACTGGACACGTGATGGTCGGAGAATTGGTGTTCGATGCGCCGCGCCGCGGTCTGCCGCCGCGGCATCTGGCCGACCTCGACGAGGCGGGGCGCGCGTCGGCCGTCGCCGAACTCGGGTTGCCGCCGTTTCGGGCCAAGCAGCTCGCGCAGCAGTACTACGGCCGGTTGATCGCCGATCCGCGGCAGATGACCGACCTTCCGGCCGGCGTGCGCGATGCGGTCGCCGAGACGATGTTCCCGAATCTGCTCACGGCGGCCACCGAGATCACCTGCGACGCCGGCCGGACGCGGAAGACGTTGTGGCGCGCCGTCAACGACCCTGCCGGCACCACGTTCGAATCGGTGCTGATGCGCTACCCGCAGCGCAACACCGTGTGCATCTCGTCGCAGGCCGGCTGCGGGATGGCGTGTCCGTTCTGCGCCACCGGGCAGGGCGGCCTGACCCGCAACCTGTCGACCGCCGAGATCGTCGAACAGGTGCGAGCCGCCGCCGTCGCGGTCCGCGACGAATTCTCCGACCGGCTGTCCAACGTCGTCTTCATGGGGATGGGGGAGCCGCTGGCCAACTACGCGAGGGTGCTGGCCGCGGTGCGGCGCATCACCGAGGCTCCGCCGCACGGTTTCGGGATCTCGGCCCGCGCCGTCACGGTGTCGACGGTGGGTCTGGCGCCGGCGATCCGCAAGCTCGCCGACGAGCGGCTCGGGGTGACGTTGGCGCTGTCGCTGCATGCCCCCGACGACGAGCTGCGCGACACGCTGGTCCCGGTCAACAACCGCTGGAAGATCAGCGAGGCCCTGGACGCGGCCCGATACTACGGCGACGTCACGGGCAGGCGGGTCTCCGTCGAGTATGCCTTGATCCGGGACGTCAACGACCAGCCGTGGCGAGCCGACCTACTGGGCGAGCGGCTGCACGGCGCGCTGGGGCCGCTGGTGCACGTGAACCTGATTCC from Mycobacterium shigaense includes these protein-coding regions:
- a CDS encoding phosphatidate cytidylyltransferase; translation: MATSDAGTGTQSDESARGAKKTSRAGRDLPAAIAVGLFTGGLVVVTLLVAPRYWVVLCAGAILVASHEVVRRLREAGYVIPLIPLLIGGQVTVWLTWPYGARGALAGFGATVVVCMFWRLFMHDESRHHDPAAGPPPPSNYLRDASATIFLTAWVPLFASFAALLVYHPQEGAARVFCLMMTVVASDVGGYTFGVLFGKHLMVPMISPKKSWEGLAGSLLCGITSALLIATFLARRPPWEGVVLGVVLVLTCSLGDLVESQVKRDLGIKDMGRLLPGHGGLMDRLDGVLPSAVAAWTLFTLLPA
- the rlmN gene encoding 23S rRNA (adenine(2503)-C(2))-methyltransferase RlmN; this encodes MVGELVFDAPRRGLPPRHLADLDEAGRASAVAELGLPPFRAKQLAQQYYGRLIADPRQMTDLPAGVRDAVAETMFPNLLTAATEITCDAGRTRKTLWRAVNDPAGTTFESVLMRYPQRNTVCISSQAGCGMACPFCATGQGGLTRNLSTAEIVEQVRAAAVAVRDEFSDRLSNVVFMGMGEPLANYARVLAAVRRITEAPPHGFGISARAVTVSTVGLAPAIRKLADERLGVTLALSLHAPDDELRDTLVPVNNRWKISEALDAARYYGDVTGRRVSVEYALIRDVNDQPWRADLLGERLHGALGPLVHVNLIPLNPTPGSDWDASPKPVEKEFVRRVRAKGVSCTVRDTRGREISAACGQLAAEGK